The sequence ttgtacaaacacgacatttagaaaaagaaaatggatCACAACGATGTATTATTACCAGACATagtgttaaaaatgaaattatgagCCTCTAAAACATGCATTTCACTGATACAAATTACAATCAATAATATGACATAACCGACATATTGTATGGCCTTTAAGAAATCCCACAATTTATCGCAGAATATACTTAGTAGCACAAGATGAAGCAGCGAATGTACATTCACTATTCGCCACATCCAAGCCACACACAAGAACCACGCTGACTTGAATGTAATATTTTGACGTATGAATTGTGTTGGCGTTACATCGTTTCGCTCCAACATGTCTTGGTATACAGCGATGTATCGATTCCAAGCAGTCGAGCTAACAAGCAGCTGTCCGGTAAAGCTTACAACTTTCTTGACGACTTTTGGCGTCATTGACTTCGCTTTTGGTCTCGTCACTGGTTCAGGTAGTTTTGATTCACTCATCGGTAGTTGCGAGTAACCACGACGTGgtggattatttttaagataaaagaAGATACCCAAAAGTAAAGCAATACAACCCAGACCATCGCAAAGACCATCGATATAGTAACCGGATGTTCCAACTTCGGATCGTTCgccatgtatattttttttagcacGCGCCACATGACCATCCAAATCGTCAAGAAATGTGCGGAACTGGAAGAGCACCACACCCAAACGGCGGTAACCCAAACTGTCGGATGAAACCATTTTTCCCGAAATGCATGCCACTCCCACATGGAAGAACGATATCATATTCGCCGTTATGAATGAGCTACGCGAAATCCCAACGACATTGTCAAATATGGTAGCAAGTGGTGCAAAAAGATAATGATTTGTATGATCGAGGAGCACAGCTTTCACAGTTACATGGCACAGTGGATTTACATCGCAGGAGAGCCAATGATGTTGCTCGTAATAACCGACCGATTTGATCATTGTCAAATCTGTTGTTGCTACACCACCTAGTGCATTGTTCGTTATTAATGTTGTTGtattcaaatggtagtctcgtTCAATTGGGTAATTTGTTATACGTAAATATAATTGAATGtccataaaaatgtaaaacgcCATCAAAATGAAGAGAAGGCAAAGTAGCATTTTACTAACTTGGGAGCTTGGACCCACCATTTTGTTGATCGTGTATTTGGGTGAGTGGGTATGTGTATAAAAACTTTGTTATGTGAataaaatcaatgtttttttttattttttcttttttttgagttGTTCGTTTTTTACTCAACCGCTCCAATTAGCACTGCAAATAAACGTTCATGTCACAATAGTTGTGTGAATGAGCAAATATGATTGAGATGTGAATCTGAAAAGAATATCACTTTAGCATAAACAAAAACGTACTATGAAACAATCAGAAAGCGACAAGCAAATAAACTTACTTCAAATTTATGTTGGAACTAGAAATTATGAGCTCTCAACTTTTCAATAGAGGAGtatcatattttttcaatattgcaTTGAATCTGATTAAATTCGTTCTTAAAACACAAAGTGTATGCAAAATTTCTATAGATGGAAGTGCATATGTATAATTTTCCATTGACACAAAAGCACGCAAGCAATtcttctttaactttttttaaagacttataaaatttccattcaatttttctttcttcaaacATAATCATCACTTTTAATATCTCTGCTGGTTCAGCcttatttaaaattggaaatttacGGTTTATTGCTGATACCGCATGGTCCACTGCAGAGCCTTTTCCTGGGACTATCCCAAGTACCTTGTTTTTAAACAATATGCATCAAGGCCAGTTTTTCAGTGCTAACTATGCTTTCCAGTTAGACTAAGTTTAAAAGTCAAATTTTGCAGGCTTAGCTCAGTTAAAGAAATTTCCCTCAGTTACTAGTACCGAAAAACCGGCCCTGAATGTGAAAGTCAGTTCCCACAAAAAGCGCTTTTCGTTCTAACGATACGTCGCTTTTACACACAGAATCATTTAAAGACACCGTGTTTaagtaattattaatattttgatgctatataaagtgaaataaaatggaattggATTAAATTAAAGCCTCTATTTAGCAAGCTGTGCTAAAATAATGGCTAATAATCCATAATAAAAActtgaaagaaataataaactgCTAAAAGATTTACTCACAACCTAAGTTGCATTTTTTCGCACTATGATTGAAGTAAATacgtataaaaaaactaatacctGTGGAAGTTGAGTGCTTTTTCCGCTACCAGTTTCGCCAACTAATATCAAAACctgatttttttccaaacaatataaaatatctcGGCGGTATTTATAAATAGGAAGACGTTTTCGCTGTTCAATTATTGGCAAAGTATGGTTCGCATTGAATACAAAACAAGAATCCGTTTCACTAGTAGTAACATAATCATCCCTTTTGGACCCTACTTCATCGACATCTGGAAAAAAGTTAGAAAGTAATTTGTTGATGAAATTCGAAAGGACAGTTAAATCTGtcaaactgtaaaaaaattgaaacataaATTTGCGAAACCTCTAAGTGTTTATACATTTTCAATCAATCAAACTACGTATATTTCGATTATGTATCGGCTTTTActgaaatttctgaaattaaaatctACATTAGAGAAATTGCTATTGACAGACTTAAGATTGATAGAGACTAAATGAGataattatattcaaataagtGTAGACAGAGAAGTTGATTTGATTAAAACATCTGCCAGAAAAACAGAGGtagataatatttttaagaaatgtgTTGTGTAAGTTTTGGTGTCAAAGATGAGTCTTGGCAAAGAGTGGTGTATAAATAGTCGTAGCATTGCATCTCTAAACGATCATTTGTAAAGCTAAATTTAATCGAGGCCTATACATTTCATTAGAACCATTATCACCAACAATTAAagacatatttttaataggaGTTTGTCTGTTTGTTGACATATGCAGTAGAGAGAGGATCTATAATTTGAGAATTATAACTTGTATTTTCCAAATGGCGCCGAGTGCACGATTAGATACGCACATATGCCAATTGTATGTTGCGGCGGAGACAAATAATTAATAGTATGGATACCAATAACAAACATATCTTGATATAGCTTACAAATCCCAGCTTAGAACGGTTATTGGTATCGTCTAAAGATAATCCTGAGAATTGAACAATTTTGACGGTTTAGACCAAAAAGAGGGGGTGTTAGATGATTAGGTTTAAGCGGGGATTTGATGGGGTGGTCATTTGCGATGTACCATCACCTGCTACACATATTTTGAGTATGTCACGTTGGGGTTATTTAATTTACGTCTGGATCTCATCAGAGATTTCGatctatttcaattatttcttttacagTAGGAATGTGTACTAGTATTTCTATATCGTGAGTCGTATATTGTAGCGAGCCAATTTAGTCAAATGTTTCcattaatataattttcaaagatgCGGCATCGAATTGCGACAGctttccaaaacaaaacaatgctAAAAAGAATACCGAACTCCCTATATACTCTTGATATACTCTATATTTGGCTTTAATGTTTAATGTTTTATATTGCGTTAACTTGTTAACGAATTTTTTAAGACACTccatatactatatgtatgcaTTATGCATACACATTtactaaatttaatacattttctgtTTGAAAATCTAATCAATATAATGAAATGAACGCTCTACAACTGAGTATTCCGTGCCGGATTTTAGATGaagacatatgtatatgtacatatgtatgaaccattcggaaacttaaaacagtcgacaataaaataaacacaTTCTCTATTTCTTGTGGTTGTAATTGCGAAAGATGCTcccaaaaacataatttttgtttgggaaACTACTGAATCGGCTGTGTTGGCCAGATATCAGCCGGTTCGATCCGGCAGAGTAAATTTGTTAGCTGTGGGAATTAAATTGAAGATGGAAAATTGTATTGGCATTTACTAATTACGCTCATATCTCTTGTCATTAAACACAATTGTCAACG is a genomic window of Anastrepha ludens isolate Willacy chromosome 6, idAnaLude1.1, whole genome shotgun sequence containing:
- the LOC128865798 gene encoding ceramide phosphoethanolamine synthase; translated protein: MVGPSSQVSKMLLCLLFILMAFYIFMDIQLYLRITNYPIERDYHLNTTTLITNNALGGVATTDLTMIKSVGYYEQHHWLSCDVNPLCHVTVKAVLLDHTNHYLFAPLATIFDNVVGISRSSFITANMISFFHVGVACISGKMVSSDSLGYRRLGVVLFQFRTFLDDLDGHVARAKKNIHGERSEVGTSGYYIDGLCDGLGCIALLLGIFFYLKNNPPRRGYSQLPMSESKLPEPVTRPKAKSMTPKVVKKVVSFTGQLLVSSTAWNRYIAVYQDMLERNDVTPTQFIRQNITFKSAWFLCVAWMWRIVNVHSLLHLVLLSIFCDKLWDFLKAIQYVGYVILLIVICISEMHVLEAHNFIFNTMSGNNTSL